One window of the Xiphophorus couchianus chromosome 12, X_couchianus-1.0, whole genome shotgun sequence genome contains the following:
- the LOC114154440 gene encoding probable isoprenylcysteine alpha-carbonyl methylesterase ICME → MDWQPVQGVPPPRNVSLEISTNTPPKPTSNKGYKCKPLTFATLDLLKYFQYWKLYFQIKSWYRNEENTKHYKKGIVYGRRGNKLDLFYPPIQNKFEFPPLVVFIYGGAWSTGHRSIYCLLARQTAEELNAAVVCPDYCTYPKGNVLMMIQDIADCLIWAQENGQKFSFDKNNIVLVGHSAGAHLGVMTTLFLLDTREELVIESKKQQQILQSIRGVIGMSGVYSIMDHYEHEKKRGIEYVSCMSRAMDGEKNFPYYSPVHIVQNLSEDKLSRAPRFVLLHGNCDIVVPVESSTKFYKLLSSLSGKVSLHLLPTVNHTEMVTDLMLSSGRFYHPIFRCIEREFRKLLALSSVSFSR, encoded by the exons caacaagggt TACAAATGtaaacctttgacctttgctACGTTGGATCTTCTTAAATACTTTCAGTATTGGAAACTGTATTTTCAGATTAAGTCCTGGTATAGAAATGAGGAGAACACTAAGCACTACAAAAAG GGCATTGTTTATGGGCGTCGAGGCAACAAGCTGGACTTGTTTTATCCCCCCATACAGAATAAATTTGAGTTTCCACCTCTGGTTGTATTTATCTATGGCGGTGCATGGAGCACTGGACACAGATCCATTTACTGTTTACTGGCAAGGCAGACGGCTGAAGAACTGAATGCAGCTGTTGTTTGTCCAGATTACTGTACTTATCCAAAG GGGAATGTTCTAATGATGATTCAAGATATTGCCGACTGTCTGATATGGGCGCAAGAAAACGGACAGAAGTTCAGCTTTGACAAG aaCAACATTGTTTTAGTTGGCCATTCAGCAGGTGCTCATTTGGGTGTAATGACCACACTATTTCTCCTTGATACACGAGAGGAGCTGGTGATAGAGTcaaagaaacagcagcagattttACAGTCAATACGTGGAGTTATTG GGATGAGTGGTGTTTACAGCATTATGGACCATTATGAGCATGAGAAGAAGCGAGGAATTGAATACGTCTCTTGTATGTCAAGAGCCATGGATGGGGAGAAAAACTTTCCATACTACTCACCAGTGCACATCGTACAGAACCTTAGTGAAGACAAGCTGAGCAG AGCTCCACGGTTCGTTTTGCTTCACGGGAATTGTGACATTGTTGTTCCGGTTGAGTCTTCCACAAAGTTCTACAAGCTCCTCTCTTCGCTGTCCGGAAAGGTGTCGCTCCACCTGCTTCCTACCGTCAACCACACTGAGATGGTCACTGACCTcatgctgtcaagcgggcgcttcTACCATCCGATCTTCAGATGCATCGAACGCGAGTTCAGGAAACTCCTAG CCCTAAGCAGTGTTTCCTTTTCACGCTAA